Part of the Vibrio ishigakensis genome, TGATATCCGCACCGTAATGAAGACCACATCAAACTTTGGTAGTGCAGAACCGCTACTGGATGATATCCGTGTGGCAGCTCAGTCTCATCTTGTGCCACTGTGTGAAGATAATATTGTTATCACTCAAGGCTTTATTGGCTCTGACCATAATAACCAAACCACAACCCTAGGTCGTGGTGGCAGTGACTACAGTGCCGCTTTGATTGCAGAAGCAGTGGATGCAAGTGGTCTAGAGATCTGGACAGACGTTCCAGGTATCTATACCACTGACCCTAGAATCGCGCCTCAAGCGAAACCAATCCAAGAGATCAGCTTTAGCGAAGCCTCGGAGATGGCAAACTATGGTGCCAAGATCCTGCACCCATCGACACTATTGCCAGCCCTTCGCCATAAGATACCTGTATTTGTAGGTTCGTCTAAAGAGCCAGAGCTTGGTGGTACTTGGGTAAAACAGCAAGTAGAAAGCGCACCTTTGTTCCGTGCAGTAACCCTGCGTGGCAATCAAACCATGGTGACTCTAAAAAGCCTTAGCATGTTCCATGCATATGGTTTCCTCGCTAAAGTGTTTGAGATCCTAGCTCGTCATCGCGTGTCGGTAGATTTGATCACAACCTCAGAGATCAGTGTCTCTCTGACCCTTGACCGTACTAACACTCAAGGTGGTTCACCTCAGCTTCCAGCAGAAGCTCAGCGAGAACTGGAAGAGCTTTGTTCTGTAGAGGTTGAGCACAACCTTAGCCTAATCGCCCTTATCGGTAACAACATGGGCCAGGCGAAAGGGACAGCGAAACACATCTTCGGCACCCTAGAAGACCACAACCTAAGAATGATCTGTTATGGTGCGAGTAACCATAACCTATGCTTCCTATTGCATGAGTCTTCGGCTCGCCATGCAGTGCAACAATTGCATCGTCAGCTGTTTGAAAACCAAGCATAAACAATACGTTAGATACTAAAAAGGGGCGATTATCGCCCCTTTTTTCTATTCAGCTAGCCGTTAATGTTTGGGCCTAACCATTTCTCAGCCTCAAGTCTATCCCAGCCCTTACGAGCGGCATAGTCATTCAACTGGTCTTCTTGGATCTGTGCAACGGCAAAGTAGCGACTATCTGGATGAGAAAAATACCAACCCGACACCGAAGCACCTGGCCACATTGCATAGCTAGAGGTCAAAGACATACCAATAGTCTCCTCCACATTCATAAGCTCCCAAAGCGGTCCTTTTTCTGTGTGCTCAGGACAAGCGGGATAACCCGGCGCTGGACGAATACCTTGGTACTTCTCACGAATTAGATCATCGTTATCCAATTGCTCATCAGGTGCATAACCCCAATGCTTAGTGCGTACCTCTTGGTGTAGATATTCAGCAAAGGCTTCTGCCAAACGATCTGCAACCGCCTGGATCATGATGGCGTTGTAATCATCGCCCTCAGCTTTATATTTATCCGCAAGCTCACGCTCACCAATACCACCGGTTACTGCAAAGGCACCGATCCAGTCAGCTTTACCTGAACTCTTAGGTGCAACGTAATCACTCAAACAGTAGTTAAAGCCTTTCGGTTTCTCTGTCTGTTGGCGAAGATGCTGTAGAGTCTTGATTACCTCAGTGCGAGACTCATCTGCATACACCTCGATATCGTCACCATTGCTGTTCGCTGGGAACAGTTGGCACATACCACTTGCCTTGATGATGCCATCCGCTTCTATCTTATCTAGGAACTCGTTTGCATCCTGATATAGGCGCTTGGCTTCTTCACCCACTTCTTCGTGCTCGAGAATAGCAGGGAATTTGCCCATCAAGCTCCAAGTCATGAAGAAAGGAGTCCAATCGATATACTTACGCAACACAGATACATCCATGTCCTTGATAACCACAGGCTCAAGCGTCTTAGGTTGAGGCGGCGTGTAGCCTTCCCAATCAATATCAACACGGTTAGCACGAGCTTTTTCAAGAGTCACAGGTTTGCTCTTCGGACGCTTACGTGCATGTTGTTCACGCACTCTCTCATAGTCTAGGTCTAGTTTTTCAACGAAAGCTGGCTTCAATTCATTCGATAACAGAGAGGTGCATACACCTACCGCGCGAGATGCGTTATTTACATACACCACAGGCTCGGAGTAGTTTTGTTCAATCTTAACTGCAGTGTGTGCCTTAGAGGTGGTAGCACCGCCGATCATCAATGGCAGATCAAACCCGAGACGTTCCATCTCTTTTGCCACATGCACCATCTCATCTAGAGAAGGGGTGATCAGGCCAGATAGACCAATGATGTCTACGTTTTCTTCCTTAGCGACTTTTAAGATCTTCTCGCAAGGAACCATTACTCCAAGGTCGATAATCTCGTAGTTATTACACTGAAGTACCACACCAACAATGTTCTTACCGATGTCATGAACATCACCCTTAACCGTTGCTAGGAGGATCTTGCCGTTAGACTGTCCCGCCTGTTTTTCTGCATTGATGTAAGGCTCTAGATACGCAACGGCTTGCTTCATTACACGCGCTGATTTTACTACCTGTGGAAGGAACATCTTACCTTCACCGAATAGATCACCAACCACGTTCATGCCGTCCATCAGTGGACCTTCGATAACCTCGAGTGGCTTGCTAGCATTGGCTCGAGCCTCTTCTGTGTCCTCGACGATAAACTCGGTAATACCTTTAACTAGCGCATGCTCAAGGCGTTTTTGTACTGGCCATGAACGCCACTCTTGAGCGGCTCCATCGTCTTGTGAACCAACGCTATTTTCACGGTACTCTTCTGCGAGCTCAAGCAGATTCTCCGTAGCATCTGGATGACGATTAAGCACCACATCCTCTACCGCAATGCGCAGTTTCTCTGGTACGTTGTCATACACCTCTAACTGACCGGCATTAACGATACCCATGTCCATACCGTTCTTGAAGCAGTGGTATAGGAATACCGCATGGATCGCTTCACGCACATAGTTATTACCGCGGAAGGAGAAAGATACGTTAGATACGCCACCTGAAACCATAGCATGTGGCAGGTCGCGTTTAATGTCTGCAACCGCTTCAATGAAATCTACTGCGTAGTTGTTGTGCTCATCGATACCCGTCGCTACCGCAAAGATATTCGGGTCAAAGATAACGTCCTCCGGTGGGAAGCCAACTTCGTTCACTAAGATGTTGTAGGCATTGGTACAGATCTCTATCTTGCGCTCACGAGTATCCGCCTGACCCACTTCATCAAAGGCCATTACGATAACTGCGGCACCATAGCGACGAATCAGCTTAGCCTGTTCAACAAACTTCTCTTTGCCCTCTTTTAGAGAGATAGAGTTAACTATGCCCTTGCCTTGGAGACACTTAAGACCTGCCTCGATAACCTCCCACTTGGAGGAGTCGACCATGATCGGCACCTTGGAGATCTCTGGCTCTGAGGCACACAGGTTTAGGAAACGAACCATACAGGCTTCCGCATCCAGCATGCCCTCATCCATATTGATATCGATGATCTGAGCACCATTCTCTACCTGCTGACGTGCAACCTCGAGAGCTTCTTCATAAAGCTCTTCTTTAATCAGGCGCTTGAAACGAGCTGAACCAGTTACGTTAGTACGCTCACCCACGTTTACAAATAGAGTCTCTTTTTCAATGGTTAGCGGCTCAAGACCAGACAGTCGGCAAGCTGTAACTAACTCAGGAAGAGAGCGAGGTGTAACACCTTCAACAGCTTCTGCCATGGCGCGGATATGCTCTGGCGTAGTACCACAACAGCCACCCACCAGGTTCAAGAAGCCAGATTCTGCCCACTCTTTAATGTGCTCAGCCATATCTGAAGGAGAAA contains:
- the lysC gene encoding lysine-sensitive aspartokinase 3, with the protein product MGAINVAKFGGTSVANYEAMNRCAAIVENNPDTKLVVISACSGVTNILVELANGVQEQAKREQLLQNLVQIHFSIVDQLKNPSEITPAINEILAKVSQCAEQAAEKSSTQLTDQLVACGELMSTHILSQLMRERGHQATRFDIRTVMKTTSNFGSAEPLLDDIRVAAQSHLVPLCEDNIVITQGFIGSDHNNQTTTLGRGGSDYSAALIAEAVDASGLEIWTDVPGIYTTDPRIAPQAKPIQEISFSEASEMANYGAKILHPSTLLPALRHKIPVFVGSSKEPELGGTWVKQQVESAPLFRAVTLRGNQTMVTLKSLSMFHAYGFLAKVFEILARHRVSVDLITTSEISVSLTLDRTNTQGGSPQLPAEAQRELEELCSVEVEHNLSLIALIGNNMGQAKGTAKHIFGTLEDHNLRMICYGASNHNLCFLLHESSARHAVQQLHRQLFENQA
- the metH gene encoding methionine synthase — protein: MRDQLEAQLQQRILLIDGGMGTMIQNEKLEEPDYRGGRFADWHCDLKGNNDLLVLTQPQLIKQIHSQYLEAGADILETNTFNATTIAMADYEMEDLSEEINFAAAKLAREVADEWTAKTPEKPRYVAGVLGPTNRTCSISPDVNDPGFRNVTFDQLVEAYKESTHALIKGGSDLILIETIFDTLNAKACAFAVETVFDELGYSLPVMISGTITDASGRTLSGQTTEAFYNSLRHVQPISFGLNCALGPDELRPYVEEMSRISETFVSVHPNAGLPNAFGEYDLSPSDMAEHIKEWAESGFLNLVGGCCGTTPEHIRAMAEAVEGVTPRSLPELVTACRLSGLEPLTIEKETLFVNVGERTNVTGSARFKRLIKEELYEEALEVARQQVENGAQIIDINMDEGMLDAEACMVRFLNLCASEPEISKVPIMVDSSKWEVIEAGLKCLQGKGIVNSISLKEGKEKFVEQAKLIRRYGAAVIVMAFDEVGQADTRERKIEICTNAYNILVNEVGFPPEDVIFDPNIFAVATGIDEHNNYAVDFIEAVADIKRDLPHAMVSGGVSNVSFSFRGNNYVREAIHAVFLYHCFKNGMDMGIVNAGQLEVYDNVPEKLRIAVEDVVLNRHPDATENLLELAEEYRENSVGSQDDGAAQEWRSWPVQKRLEHALVKGITEFIVEDTEEARANASKPLEVIEGPLMDGMNVVGDLFGEGKMFLPQVVKSARVMKQAVAYLEPYINAEKQAGQSNGKILLATVKGDVHDIGKNIVGVVLQCNNYEIIDLGVMVPCEKILKVAKEENVDIIGLSGLITPSLDEMVHVAKEMERLGFDLPLMIGGATTSKAHTAVKIEQNYSEPVVYVNNASRAVGVCTSLLSNELKPAFVEKLDLDYERVREQHARKRPKSKPVTLEKARANRVDIDWEGYTPPQPKTLEPVVIKDMDVSVLRKYIDWTPFFMTWSLMGKFPAILEHEEVGEEAKRLYQDANEFLDKIEADGIIKASGMCQLFPANSNGDDIEVYADESRTEVIKTLQHLRQQTEKPKGFNYCLSDYVAPKSSGKADWIGAFAVTGGIGERELADKYKAEGDDYNAIMIQAVADRLAEAFAEYLHQEVRTKHWGYAPDEQLDNDDLIREKYQGIRPAPGYPACPEHTEKGPLWELMNVEETIGMSLTSSYAMWPGASVSGWYFSHPDSRYFAVAQIQEDQLNDYAARKGWDRLEAEKWLGPNING